From a region of the Neisseria subflava genome:
- a CDS encoding ComEA family DNA-binding protein, translated as MKKFLFGAFAAVCAAFSLAAVNINTASSAELEALPGIGPAKAKSIVEYRQKNGAFKSVEELKNVKGIGDAVLNKLKAEATVSSAAPKAAQPAVKK; from the coding sequence ATGAAGAAATTTTTATTTGGTGCATTTGCCGCTGTTTGTGCAGCATTCTCTTTGGCCGCCGTGAACATCAATACCGCATCTTCTGCCGAACTGGAGGCCTTGCCGGGTATCGGCCCGGCTAAGGCGAAATCGATTGTAGAATACCGCCAGAAGAACGGTGCGTTCAAATCGGTGGAGGAGCTGAAAAACGTGAAGGGCATTGGTGATGCGGTGCTGAACAAGTTGAAGGCGGAGGCGACGGTTTCTTCTGCCGCGCCTAAGGCTGCCCAGCCTGCCGTGAAAAAATAA
- the hpnD gene encoding presqualene diphosphate synthase HpnD — MRALDYCHQKAAESHSSFLSGFRFLSVEKRNAITVLYAFCRELDDVVDGCTDPNVAQITLNWWRSDLEKVFNNEMPEHPVHQALKDIRVNFDLPKNEFEALIDGMQMDLEQARYGSFDELKLYCHRVAGVVGCLIARILGFSNPKTLEYADKMGLALQLTNIIRDVGEDARQGRIYLPMEEMQKFDVPANVIMQCKPTDNFAKLMQFQVNRARETYREAMLLLPAEDKKSQKVGLIMAAIYYALLNEIDRDGAQNVLTYKIAIPSPRKKRIALKTWLFGFKP, encoded by the coding sequence GTGCGTGCTTTGGATTATTGTCATCAAAAGGCTGCAGAAAGCCATTCCAGTTTTTTATCCGGCTTTCGTTTTTTATCGGTAGAAAAAAGAAATGCGATCACTGTTTTATATGCTTTTTGTCGTGAACTAGATGATGTGGTTGATGGCTGTACCGATCCAAATGTGGCTCAGATAACGTTGAATTGGTGGCGCAGTGATTTGGAGAAAGTATTTAATAATGAGATGCCTGAGCATCCCGTTCATCAGGCTTTAAAAGATATTCGGGTAAATTTTGATTTGCCGAAGAATGAATTTGAAGCTTTGATTGATGGCATGCAGATGGATTTGGAGCAGGCTCGTTATGGTAGTTTTGATGAATTAAAGCTGTATTGCCACCGTGTTGCAGGGGTAGTAGGATGCCTTATTGCGCGGATTTTAGGTTTTTCCAATCCGAAAACTTTGGAATATGCGGATAAAATGGGCTTGGCTTTGCAGTTGACGAACATTATTCGCGATGTGGGCGAAGATGCGCGGCAGGGAAGAATTTATCTGCCGATGGAGGAAATGCAGAAGTTTGATGTACCTGCCAATGTAATCATGCAGTGCAAACCGACCGATAATTTTGCAAAATTGATGCAATTTCAAGTGAATAGGGCGCGTGAAACTTATCGTGAAGCGATGTTGCTTTTGCCGGCTGAGGATAAGAAATCGCAAAAAGTCGGCCTGATTATGGCGGCTATTTATTATGCGTTGTTGAATGAAATTGACCGTGATGGTGCGCAAAATGTTTTGACTTATAAAATTGCGATTCCTTCTCCCCGTAAAAAACGTATTGCTTTGAAAACTTGGCTGTTTGGATTTAAACCATGA